CAAACACAAAAACGCCGCATAACCGTATCTCCCTGACGGATGAGCGGAGTCTATGACAGGGTGGGTGGGCGTCAAGTGGATAGCCAACACTTGTTGGAAAAGCGAAGTATCGAGAAAGATCTCGTTGGCTCAAAGGTTATCCACTTATCGAAAATATAACCTTGATGGAATATTCCATAAGATGCATATTTCGCCCCATGAATTGGGATATTGAATACACCGACGAATTTGGTGAGTGGTGGACGGATCTGAGCGAAGGCGAGCAGAGCGCTGTGGCTGCAAGCGTCAAGCTGCTTGGCCAATTCGGCCCCGGGCTGAGGTTCCCCCATAGCTCAGGCATAAATGGCTCACGCCACGGTCATCTCAGGGAGCTACGAGTTCAACACGCAGGGCGCCCTTATCGCATCCTGTATGCATTCGATCCCAGGCGATGTGCCTTGCTGTTGA
This region of Pseudomonas mandelii genomic DNA includes:
- a CDS encoding type II toxin-antitoxin system RelE/ParE family toxin; the protein is MNWDIEYTDEFGEWWTDLSEGEQSAVAASVKLLGQFGPGLRFPHSSGINGSRHGHLRELRVQHAGRPYRILYAFDPRRCALLLIGGDKTGQDRWYEVNVPLADQLYDEHLDTLRKEGHNDG